In the Acidobacteriota bacterium genome, CGGCGGTGACGGCCATTATGGCGCCCGTCTGGGCGCGGGTGGGTGAGCGCTACGGCCACAAGCTGATGGTGGCGCGGTCGCTCTTCAGTTTCGTGGTGATCATGGCCGCCATGGCATTTGTCACCGCACCGTGGCAAGTATTTGCGTTGCGCGCGGTGCAAGGGCTCTTTGCCGGGTACGGCATGTTGGCGCTGACCATGGCCGCGCAGTCGGCGCCCGCGGCGCAGATGGCGAGCGCGATCGGCTGGGTGCAGACGGCGCAGCGCCTGGGGCCGGCGCTGGGGCCGGTGGTGGGCGGCAGCCTGGCGCAGGCGTTCGGCCTGCGGATGGCGTTCATCGGTGCTGCGGTGTTGTTTTTTGGGGCGTTCGTGCTGGTGCTGGTGGGGTATCGCGAAGCCCGCGGCGTCCGGCCGGATGCGTCGGTGGCGGCAACGCCCCGCGTGACGTTGCGGTCACTGATGGTGGTGCCGCATTTTGGTCTGTTTCTTGTGATGGTCTTCAGTCTGCAAATGGTCGATCGCAGTTTTGGTCCTGTCCTTCCGCTGTATCTCCGGGAAATTGGGACACCGTTGTCCAGTGTGCCCGTGGTGGCGGGGTTGGTGTTCACGGTGGCGGCCGGCGCAGCCGCCATCGGCAACTACTTGTGCGCGGTACTCCTGCGGCACACCGGCCCGGCGCATCTGGTGATGGGCGCCTCGGCCCTGGCGGCTGTTGGCGCGGTGGTCTTCAGCGTCGGTCCGGGCTTCAGCGCGCTTGTGGGGGCTGCGGTGATTTTCGGACTGGGCATCGGCGTCGCGTTCACCACCATCTACACGGTGGCCGGGCAGCGCGTGCCTGAGCGCTCGCGTGGTGTGGCCTTCGGCTATCTGACCACCGCGTCGCTCTCGGGGCTGGCGCTGAGCCCGGTGGTATCCGGCTTACTGGGCGCCGTCAGTATGCGCAGCGTGTTTGTGGTGGATGCCATGGGCCTGGCTGCGGTGGCCTGGGCCGTGCGGAGGATGCGATGATCGCCGGTCCCCGCGTCCTGCGTATCAATCCAGCCGAGTGCACCGTCGAGGACCTGGCTCCGGCCGTGGCCTGGCTACGTGACGGAGGCATCCTTGCGCTCCCGACCGACACCTTGTACGGCCTGGCGGTGGACATCAAGAGTTCGCTGGCCGTGCGCCGGTTGTTTGCGATCAAAGGCCGGCCCGCGCGCGCGGCGCTGCCCCTGATTGCCGCGAATATCGCGCAGGTGGTGGCGTGCGGCGGTCGGCTGGATGCGAGGGAAGCCGCGCTCGCAGGGGCGTTCTGGCCGGGCCCGCTCTCGATCGTCCGCGACGCGCCCGCCTGGGTGGCTCCCGAAGTGCATGGCGGGCACCGCACCGTGGCGATACGTGTGCCCGACCATCTCGTGGCGCGACGGATGTGCGAAGCCTGGGGTGAGCCGCTCGCGGCCACGAGCGCCAATGTCACGGGCGCGCCGGCGTCCGATCGCGCAGACGCGCTGGGCGTGATTGCAGACGACCCGCATGTGCTTGTCATTGATGCTGGTGTGACGCCGGGAGGATTGCCTTCGACACTCGTGGATGTGCGCGCGGCGCGCCCCGTGCTGCTGCGCGAAGGCGCGATCCCCTGGAGCCGCGT is a window encoding:
- a CDS encoding threonylcarbamoyl-AMP synthase — its product is MIAGPRVLRINPAECTVEDLAPAVAWLRDGGILALPTDTLYGLAVDIKSSLAVRRLFAIKGRPARAALPLIAANIAQVVACGGRLDAREAALAGAFWPGPLSIVRDAPAWVAPEVHGGHRTVAIRVPDHLVARRMCEAWGEPLAATSANVTGAPASDRADALGVIADDPHVLVIDAGVTPGGLPSTLVDVRAARPVLLREGAIPWSRVLEFIHG
- a CDS encoding MFS transporter, translated to MTVATFIGFTGFTLVMPFLPLYFEQLGVSEVGEIAVWSGVSLGITPAVTAIMAPVWARVGERYGHKLMVARSLFSFVVIMAAMAFVTAPWQVFALRAVQGLFAGYGMLALTMAAQSAPAAQMASAIGWVQTAQRLGPALGPVVGGSLAQAFGLRMAFIGAAVLFFGAFVLVLVGYREARGVRPDASVAATPRVTLRSLMVVPHFGLFLVMVFSLQMVDRSFGPVLPLYLREIGTPLSSVPVVAGLVFTVAAGAAAIGNYLCAVLLRHTGPAHLVMGASALAAVGAVVFSVGPGFSALVGAAVIFGLGIGVAFTTIYTVAGQRVPERSRGVAFGYLTTASLSGLALSPVVSGLLGAVSMRSVFVVDAMGLAAVAWAVRRMR